A window from Polyangium spumosum encodes these proteins:
- a CDS encoding efflux RND transporter permease subunit, translating into MQERTSPRPLRVLGRFQARRPFLVLLFTLLSLLPAGFFATKIGFRPDFSELLPDNKDSVIEMRRVSARLSGITTLTVTAEIADGKNEAALRAFVDALVPKLAALGPPWVEQVDWTSRATKEFFDENKLLFAELADLQKARDEVVERYEYEVQKETGTLLDESDPPPPITAASLKERLTGKKAGEAPAKPKSQAEIDRGPHANGYYMSGDGKFVAVIARTSLSKKADREELRRKIERIVEEIGPKKFDPTMEVRYTGDLIISGEAYDAIVQDLGEVGISGVLGVLVPVLLFFLRVRTVLVMAGSLLVGLVWTFGLTYFTIGYLTSSTGFLVTIIAGNGINYGIMYMARYLEARRDDNADVEGAIEAAHKDTWLPTLSGSATTMLAYGSLMLTDFRGFKHFGIIGAYGMLLCWLATYLCTPALLAATERVRPVYFPSQERTKARGYYGVLFAKLALAAPRTLGAIGVVIGLVSVGLTYRYLSSDPMEYDMRNIDNERLENAAVKLSVRAGYIVGRMSQDGMAVMTDRLDQVPLLEAELQKRLDAAPANQKPFEKVVTIHSLIPKDQAEKLPLIEEIRRIVTKARKRKLITDEDWAEIGPYMPAEDLKPITIADLPEPVARPFTEKDGTRGRIVYIVPKQGQSVWDAHYLIRWADSFRSTTLPTGETIKGSGRAVIYADMIQAVVEDAPKAVGLAAIGVVVIILIAFRGSPRSLGVFVPWLFGVSMLLGFLYLRGIKLNILSFIVLPITFGIGAEYSHNLMQRYLSEGGERLDRVFTETGGALVLCSMTTCIGYFALMFSINRGIASFGLAAAVGEIACLLSAVLILPSFLVWLEQRRKAALPEAASPEDKVDPAAS; encoded by the coding sequence ATGCAAGAACGTACTTCCCCCCGGCCTCTCCGCGTCCTCGGTCGATTCCAGGCGCGCCGGCCTTTTCTGGTCCTTCTCTTCACCCTGCTTTCGCTCCTGCCGGCGGGCTTCTTCGCCACGAAGATCGGCTTTCGGCCCGATTTCTCGGAGTTATTGCCGGACAACAAGGACAGCGTGATCGAGATGCGCCGGGTCTCGGCGCGGCTCTCGGGCATCACGACGTTGACGGTCACGGCCGAGATCGCGGACGGGAAAAACGAGGCGGCGCTGCGCGCATTCGTGGACGCGCTGGTGCCGAAGCTCGCGGCGCTCGGGCCGCCGTGGGTCGAGCAGGTCGACTGGACCTCGCGGGCGACGAAAGAGTTCTTCGACGAGAACAAGCTGCTCTTCGCGGAGCTCGCCGACCTCCAGAAGGCGCGGGACGAGGTCGTCGAGCGGTACGAGTACGAGGTCCAGAAGGAGACGGGCACGCTGCTCGACGAGTCGGACCCGCCCCCGCCGATCACGGCGGCGTCGCTGAAAGAGCGGCTGACGGGGAAAAAGGCGGGCGAGGCGCCGGCAAAACCGAAGAGCCAGGCGGAGATCGACCGGGGCCCGCACGCGAACGGGTATTACATGAGCGGCGACGGCAAGTTCGTGGCGGTCATCGCGCGCACGAGCCTGTCGAAGAAGGCGGACCGCGAGGAGCTCCGGCGGAAGATCGAGCGGATCGTCGAGGAGATCGGGCCAAAGAAGTTCGATCCGACGATGGAGGTCCGGTACACGGGGGACCTCATCATCAGCGGCGAGGCGTACGACGCGATCGTGCAGGACCTCGGGGAGGTCGGCATCAGCGGCGTGCTCGGCGTGCTCGTGCCGGTGCTGCTCTTTTTCCTGCGGGTGCGCACGGTGCTCGTGATGGCGGGCAGCCTGCTCGTGGGGCTCGTGTGGACCTTCGGGCTGACGTATTTCACGATCGGATACCTGACCAGCTCGACGGGCTTCCTGGTCACGATCATCGCCGGCAATGGCATCAACTACGGCATCATGTACATGGCGCGTTACCTCGAGGCGCGCCGCGACGACAATGCCGACGTCGAGGGCGCGATCGAGGCGGCGCACAAGGATACGTGGCTGCCGACGCTCTCGGGCTCGGCGACGACGATGCTGGCGTACGGCTCGCTCATGCTGACGGATTTCCGGGGCTTCAAGCACTTCGGGATCATCGGCGCGTACGGGATGCTGCTCTGCTGGCTCGCGACGTACCTGTGCACGCCGGCCCTGCTCGCGGCGACGGAGCGGGTCCGCCCGGTGTATTTCCCGAGCCAGGAGCGGACGAAGGCGCGTGGTTATTATGGCGTGCTCTTCGCGAAGCTGGCGCTGGCGGCGCCGCGGACGCTCGGGGCGATCGGCGTCGTGATCGGGCTCGTCTCCGTGGGGCTGACGTACCGCTATTTGTCGAGCGACCCGATGGAGTACGACATGCGCAACATCGACAACGAGCGTCTCGAAAACGCGGCGGTCAAGCTGTCGGTGCGCGCGGGGTACATCGTGGGGCGGATGTCGCAGGACGGAATGGCGGTCATGACGGACCGCCTGGACCAGGTGCCGCTGCTCGAAGCGGAGCTGCAAAAGCGGCTCGATGCGGCGCCCGCGAACCAAAAACCCTTCGAGAAGGTGGTGACGATCCACTCGCTGATCCCGAAGGATCAGGCCGAGAAGCTCCCGCTCATCGAGGAGATCCGGCGCATCGTGACGAAGGCGCGGAAGCGGAAGCTCATCACGGACGAGGACTGGGCCGAGATCGGGCCGTACATGCCCGCGGAGGATCTGAAACCGATCACGATCGCGGACCTGCCGGAGCCCGTGGCGCGGCCGTTCACCGAGAAGGACGGGACGCGCGGGCGGATCGTGTACATCGTGCCGAAGCAGGGCCAGAGCGTGTGGGACGCGCATTACCTCATCCGCTGGGCCGATAGCTTCCGGTCGACGACGCTGCCGACGGGCGAGACGATCAAGGGCTCGGGTCGCGCGGTGATTTACGCGGACATGATCCAGGCCGTGGTGGAGGACGCGCCGAAGGCGGTGGGGCTCGCGGCGATCGGGGTCGTGGTGATCATCCTGATCGCATTCCGCGGCAGCCCGCGCTCGCTCGGGGTGTTCGTGCCGTGGCTCTTCGGCGTGAGCATGCTGCTCGGGTTCCTCTACCTGCGGGGCATCAAGCTCAATATCTTGAGCTTCATCGTCCTGCCGATCACGTTCGGGATCGGGGCCGAGTATTCGCACAACCTGATGCAACGATACCTCTCGGAGGGCGGCGAGAGGCTCGATCGGGTCTTCACGGAGACGGGCGGCGCGCTCGTGCTCTGCTCGATGACCACGTGTATCGGGTACTTCGCGCTGATGTTCTCCATCAACAGGGGGATCGCGAGCTTCGGCCTCGCGGCGGCGGTCGGGGAGATCGCCTGCTTGCTCTCCGCGGTGCTGATCTTGCCGTCGTTCCTCGTATGGCTCGAGCAGCGTCGCAAGGCCGCGCTGCCGGAAGCCGCCTCCCCCGAAGACAAGGTCGATCCTGCGGCGTCGTGA
- a CDS encoding glycosyltransferase family 4 protein: MRIAYLAPNIPVPGTHGGSTHVTNVYRQLSKRHDVLLYCRAGSTEPGALSRGLNVHPVLQKGLLPAAFAATVGAVRRFRPDVIYERYSAFGLGPLLARATGAPCVLMTLDRDASALSFRYSDRIVATSAEFIPVEYRDKLRIVHWGVDVDGLVGKSGAALRARHAPRGERIVLYTGSFPDWHGVEVLVEVARSWSGPDVVFLLVGDGQDKSYVERLAASRGVAGRVVFAGRVPHGEIGAYIDAADVCVAPYAPSKHYIFRVYGMNRDPIKVLEYMALGKVAITIDTPRMRELFKADEEILLYRAEDPDDLRRTLMKALTDADMRARVGSAGASLVRSRYTWSHHAEELEAVFGEVVRR, encoded by the coding sequence ATGCGTATCGCCTACCTCGCTCCGAACATCCCGGTCCCGGGCACGCACGGCGGCTCGACGCACGTGACGAACGTGTATCGCCAGCTCTCGAAGCGCCACGACGTGCTCCTTTATTGCCGCGCGGGCTCGACCGAGCCGGGGGCGCTCTCGCGCGGCTTGAACGTGCACCCGGTGCTGCAAAAAGGCCTCTTGCCCGCGGCCTTCGCGGCCACCGTCGGGGCCGTGCGGCGCTTCCGGCCCGACGTGATCTACGAGCGGTACTCGGCCTTCGGGCTCGGGCCCTTGCTCGCGCGGGCGACGGGCGCGCCGTGCGTGCTCATGACGCTCGACCGCGACGCGAGCGCCCTCTCGTTCCGGTATTCGGATCGGATCGTGGCGACGAGCGCGGAGTTCATCCCTGTGGAATACCGGGACAAACTGCGGATCGTGCACTGGGGCGTGGACGTGGACGGGCTCGTCGGCAAGAGCGGCGCGGCCTTGCGGGCGCGCCATGCGCCGCGGGGCGAGCGCATCGTGCTTTATACGGGCAGCTTCCCGGACTGGCACGGGGTCGAGGTCCTCGTCGAGGTCGCGCGGTCGTGGTCGGGGCCGGACGTGGTCTTCCTGCTCGTGGGGGACGGACAGGACAAATCGTACGTGGAGCGGCTGGCGGCGTCGCGGGGCGTCGCGGGGCGGGTCGTCTTCGCGGGGCGGGTCCCGCACGGGGAGATCGGCGCGTACATCGACGCGGCGGACGTGTGCGTCGCGCCGTATGCGCCCTCGAAGCATTACATCTTCCGCGTGTACGGCATGAATCGCGACCCCATCAAGGTGCTCGAGTACATGGCGCTCGGGAAGGTGGCGATCACCATCGACACGCCGCGCATGCGAGAGCTCTTCAAGGCGGACGAGGAGATCCTCCTCTACCGGGCCGAGGATCCGGACGACCTGCGCCGAACGCTCATGAAGGCGCTCACGGACGCGGACATGCGCGCCCGCGTCGGCTCGGCCGGCGCCTCGCTCGTTCGGTCGAGGTACACGTGGAGCCACCACGCGGAGGAGCTCGAAGCCGTCTTCGGCGAGGTCGTGCGCCGGTAA
- a CDS encoding glycoside hydrolase family 19 protein, translating into MKTRWTSFFVVMALLGAACGGGEGGEGGSGGAGSGGGTGGGSGGSGGNGGVGGRGGAGGAGGMGGAGGGNGGGFAAIVSKEVYDAMFLHRNALYAYESLVAAAETFPAFCNEGSLDDRRREAAAFLANISHETTGGWPAAPDGPYAWGLYFTQEVGCENGGCTGYCDATNQEWPCAPGKTYHGRGPIQLSWNYNYGQAGDALGLPLLTDPDQVTSDGTVAFRTGAWFWMTPQSPKPSCHDVMTGAWTPSMQDQMLGRAPGFGMTINIINGGLECNQPTNTKVEDRVGFYLRYTQMLGVDPGPNLYCDKMASY; encoded by the coding sequence ATGAAGACCCGGTGGACGAGCTTCTTCGTGGTGATGGCCCTCCTCGGCGCGGCGTGCGGGGGCGGTGAGGGAGGCGAAGGCGGGAGCGGGGGCGCGGGCAGCGGCGGCGGCACGGGCGGCGGCAGCGGCGGCAGCGGCGGCAACGGCGGCGTCGGCGGAAGGGGCGGCGCGGGCGGCGCCGGCGGAATGGGCGGCGCCGGGGGCGGCAATGGCGGGGGATTCGCGGCGATCGTGTCGAAAGAGGTCTACGACGCGATGTTCCTGCACAGAAACGCGCTTTACGCCTACGAATCACTCGTCGCCGCGGCGGAGACGTTCCCGGCGTTCTGCAACGAGGGCAGCCTCGACGACCGGAGACGCGAGGCGGCCGCGTTCCTCGCGAACATCTCGCACGAGACCACGGGCGGCTGGCCCGCGGCCCCGGACGGCCCGTATGCGTGGGGGCTCTATTTCACGCAGGAGGTCGGCTGCGAGAACGGGGGCTGCACGGGGTATTGCGACGCGACGAACCAAGAGTGGCCTTGCGCGCCGGGGAAGACCTATCACGGGCGCGGGCCCATCCAGCTCTCGTGGAACTACAACTACGGCCAGGCCGGCGACGCCCTCGGGCTGCCGCTCCTGACCGATCCGGATCAGGTGACCTCGGACGGCACGGTGGCCTTCCGGACGGGCGCGTGGTTCTGGATGACGCCGCAATCGCCGAAGCCGTCCTGCCACGACGTGATGACGGGGGCGTGGACGCCGTCGATGCAGGATCAAATGCTCGGCCGCGCGCCAGGGTTCGGGATGACGATCAACATCATCAACGGCGGGCTCGAGTGCAACCAGCCGACGAACACGAAGGTGGAGGACCGCGTCGGGTTTTACCTGCGATACACGCAGATGCTCGGGGTGGACCCCGGCCCGAACCTGTATTGCGACAAGATGGCGTCTTATTGA
- a CDS encoding hemolysin family protein, with protein sequence MSTIFYLLATALLILLNAFFVASEFAIVKMRPSRLEQLVRSGDARAKRALAMSQRLDAYLSANQLGITLASLGLGWIGEPAVAHLLEPALIRLGVGPEATHAIALGVAFTLIMSLHTIIGELAPKTLAIQRTEKVTLWAAQPLHVFFVLMWPIIWVLNSAANAFVRAFGLQPAHEEEIAHTSEELRILLTRSPAGLDPALRSMLVRIFDLRRRTARHVMSLRSEAATLRAAMSIDEAVKIVAEAGYSRYPVLDAQGHTVLGYLHLRDLFDVLSGRRKAARVAELLRKPIFARETTSVERLRLEMQAKQIPVAIVTSPTGEFVGLVTIEDVLEEIVGEIRDENDEEVPPIHRRGPGLVEVDGRVLLVDLERDAGIVLLPEAKTVETVGGYILERLEHPAEPGDRVECEGYTLIVTDVVGRRVRRVRIVTTDRSVPPPPPSAAEAEGGALPE encoded by the coding sequence ATGTCGACGATTTTTTATCTGCTCGCGACGGCGCTGCTCATCCTGCTCAACGCGTTTTTCGTCGCGTCCGAGTTCGCCATCGTCAAGATGCGCCCCTCGCGCCTGGAGCAGCTCGTCCGCAGCGGCGACGCGCGGGCCAAACGGGCGCTCGCGATGTCGCAGCGCCTCGACGCCTACCTCTCGGCCAACCAGCTCGGCATCACCCTCGCGAGCCTCGGCCTCGGCTGGATCGGCGAGCCTGCGGTCGCGCACCTCCTCGAACCTGCGCTCATCCGGCTCGGCGTCGGCCCCGAGGCCACGCACGCGATCGCCCTCGGCGTCGCCTTCACCTTGATCATGTCGCTGCACACGATCATCGGTGAGCTCGCCCCGAAGACGCTCGCCATCCAGCGCACCGAGAAGGTCACGCTCTGGGCTGCGCAGCCGCTCCACGTCTTCTTCGTGCTGATGTGGCCCATCATCTGGGTGCTGAACTCCGCGGCGAACGCCTTCGTGCGGGCCTTCGGCCTCCAGCCCGCGCACGAGGAGGAGATCGCGCACACCTCCGAGGAGCTCCGCATCCTGCTCACGAGGAGCCCCGCGGGCCTCGATCCTGCGCTGCGCAGCATGCTCGTGCGCATCTTCGATCTGCGCCGTCGCACCGCGCGTCACGTCATGTCGCTGCGCAGCGAGGCCGCGACGCTCCGGGCCGCGATGAGCATCGACGAGGCCGTGAAGATCGTCGCCGAGGCCGGTTATTCGCGGTATCCGGTGCTCGACGCCCAGGGCCACACCGTGCTCGGGTACTTGCACCTCCGTGACCTCTTCGACGTCCTCTCGGGCCGCCGCAAGGCCGCGCGTGTCGCCGAGCTCCTCCGCAAGCCGATCTTCGCCCGCGAGACCACCTCCGTCGAGCGGCTGCGCCTGGAGATGCAGGCCAAGCAGATCCCCGTGGCGATCGTCACGAGCCCGACCGGGGAGTTCGTCGGACTCGTCACGATCGAGGACGTGCTCGAGGAGATCGTCGGCGAGATCCGCGACGAGAACGACGAGGAAGTGCCGCCGATCCACCGCCGCGGTCCGGGCCTCGTCGAGGTCGATGGGCGCGTGCTGCTCGTCGACCTCGAGCGTGACGCGGGGATCGTCCTTTTGCCCGAGGCGAAGACCGTCGAGACCGTGGGTGGCTACATCCTCGAGCGGCTCGAGCACCCGGCCGAGCCTGGAGATCGTGTCGAGTGCGAGGGGTACACCCTCATCGTGACGGACGTCGTCGGCAGGCGCGTGCGTCGCGTCCGCATCGTCACGACCGACAGGTCCGTACCGCCGCCGCCGCCGTCTGCGGCCGAGGCCGAGGGCGGCGCGTTGCCCGAGTGA
- a CDS encoding S9 family peptidase produces the protein MHKGQGLAGVLALAGVLSGCGGAGEPWPKRPLLSEMTKDHAAEGAPGAAALPNADATHAMILGPEKSAVSFERMIKMPEPGWNIPRLIKPSPDGKLVTYLASESGDMTMSLFAFDLDKRTSRVLLRASDLPGSGKPLSREEELRRERQRQRAMGIVGYQWAEKAPVMLVPAAGDVFVRAADGKLSRLTETQEPELDPQLCATGERVAYVRSDDLWVVDVATRKETRLTTGGPKGTTRGQSDFLGQEELDEPHGFFWSPGCDKIVYLEVDERDVPEHPVLGYRGEAPDLMMQKYPEVGEKNPKVRAGIVDLKTKKTTWLKWPAEAERYMARFRWAPDGNALYLQTLDRLQKRRALVRVDAKSGEAKELFAETSPTWIEFIDYHLLEKSPRFVWPHDVGGHIHLELRDATTGASIKPLTSGDWDVHALGRVDEAAGRVFFIGDGKDTPLDRHLYSVPLEGGAPKRWTEEPGVHWAAVDRGAKFVMDIHSAMDRTPKVVLRELGGPVLADLTLPMDPDFASLGVRSPEIVSVDGPGGVKLYGALLPPRVIEPGKKHPVVVMVYGGPGVQTVLNMWSARLLWQHLADRGFAVFQLDNRGTAGRGPAFEAPLYKNVGNVDLADQIAGIDAIAKRPYIDASRVGIHGHSYGGYMAALALLKAPDRFHVGVAGSLVTDWRLYDSAYTERYLGSVKDDEKSYDAADLTKLAGNLRGKLFLMHALMDENVHFQNTAELIDALVAANKRFDLLVFPGERHGYRAPAARLYATQRTVEYFVENLR, from the coding sequence ATGCACAAGGGACAGGGTTTGGCGGGCGTCCTCGCGCTCGCGGGGGTGCTCTCGGGTTGTGGTGGGGCCGGCGAGCCGTGGCCCAAGCGTCCGCTGCTGAGCGAGATGACGAAGGACCACGCGGCCGAGGGCGCGCCCGGAGCGGCGGCTCTGCCGAACGCCGACGCGACGCACGCCATGATCCTCGGGCCGGAGAAGAGCGCGGTCTCGTTCGAGCGGATGATCAAGATGCCGGAGCCGGGGTGGAACATCCCGCGGCTGATCAAGCCTTCGCCGGACGGCAAGCTCGTCACGTATCTCGCGAGCGAGTCGGGGGACATGACGATGTCGCTCTTCGCGTTCGACCTCGACAAACGCACGTCGAGGGTGCTCCTGCGCGCCTCGGATCTGCCGGGCAGCGGCAAGCCGCTCTCGCGTGAGGAGGAGCTCCGGCGCGAGCGGCAGCGACAACGCGCGATGGGGATCGTCGGCTACCAGTGGGCCGAGAAGGCGCCCGTGATGCTCGTGCCTGCGGCGGGGGACGTCTTCGTGCGCGCCGCGGACGGCAAGCTCTCGCGGCTCACGGAGACGCAGGAGCCCGAGCTCGACCCGCAGCTCTGCGCCACGGGCGAACGCGTGGCGTATGTCCGATCGGATGATCTGTGGGTCGTGGACGTCGCGACGCGCAAAGAGACGCGGCTCACGACGGGCGGGCCCAAGGGCACGACGCGCGGGCAGAGTGATTTCCTCGGGCAGGAGGAGCTCGACGAGCCGCACGGGTTCTTCTGGTCGCCGGGCTGCGACAAGATCGTGTATCTCGAGGTCGACGAGCGTGACGTCCCCGAGCATCCGGTGCTCGGATATCGTGGCGAGGCGCCCGATCTCATGATGCAGAAGTACCCGGAGGTTGGCGAGAAGAACCCCAAGGTCCGCGCGGGCATCGTCGATCTCAAGACGAAGAAGACGACCTGGTTGAAATGGCCTGCCGAGGCCGAGCGCTACATGGCGCGTTTCCGCTGGGCGCCGGATGGTAATGCCCTCTATTTGCAGACGCTCGATCGGCTCCAGAAGCGCCGCGCGCTCGTCCGCGTGGACGCGAAGAGCGGCGAGGCCAAGGAGCTCTTCGCGGAGACCTCGCCCACGTGGATCGAGTTCATCGATTACCACCTCCTCGAAAAATCGCCGCGTTTCGTGTGGCCGCACGACGTGGGTGGTCATATCCACCTGGAGCTCCGCGACGCGACCACGGGCGCGTCGATCAAGCCCCTCACCTCCGGCGACTGGGACGTGCATGCCCTCGGCCGCGTTGACGAGGCGGCCGGGCGCGTGTTTTTTATTGGCGACGGCAAGGACACGCCGCTCGACAGGCATCTTTATTCGGTGCCGCTCGAGGGCGGCGCGCCGAAGCGCTGGACCGAGGAGCCCGGCGTGCACTGGGCGGCGGTCGATCGCGGGGCGAAGTTCGTCATGGACATCCATTCCGCGATGGATCGGACGCCGAAGGTCGTCCTTCGCGAGCTCGGCGGGCCGGTGCTCGCGGACCTCACGCTCCCGATGGATCCCGATTTCGCCTCGCTCGGCGTTCGCTCGCCCGAGATCGTGAGCGTGGACGGCCCGGGCGGCGTGAAGCTTTATGGCGCGCTCTTGCCGCCGCGCGTGATCGAGCCTGGGAAGAAGCATCCGGTCGTCGTGATGGTGTACGGCGGGCCGGGCGTGCAGACGGTGCTCAACATGTGGAGCGCGCGCCTCCTGTGGCAGCACCTCGCCGATCGGGGCTTCGCCGTGTTCCAGCTCGACAACCGCGGCACCGCGGGGCGGGGCCCGGCGTTCGAGGCGCCGCTCTACAAGAACGTGGGCAACGTCGATCTCGCCGACCAGATCGCCGGGATCGACGCGATCGCGAAGCGCCCGTACATCGACGCGAGCCGCGTCGGCATTCATGGGCACAGCTACGGCGGCTACATGGCGGCGCTCGCGCTCCTCAAGGCGCCCGATCGGTTCCACGTGGGCGTCGCGGGTTCGCTCGTGACGGATTGGCGCCTCTACGACAGCGCATACACCGAGCGTTATCTCGGCAGCGTGAAGGACGACGAGAAGAGCTACGACGCGGCGGACCTGACGAAGCTCGCCGGGAACCTCCGGGGCAAGCTCTTCCTCATGCACGCGCTCATGGATGAGAACGTGCATTTCCAGAACACGGCGGAGCTCATCGACGCGCTCGTCGCGGCGAACAAGCGCTTCGACCTGCTCGTGTTCCCCGGGGAGCGGCACGGCTACCGGGCGCCTGCGGCGAGGCTCTACGCGACCCAGCGGACGGTCGAATACTTCGTGGAGAACCTGCGGTAG
- a CDS encoding CDP-alcohol phosphatidyltransferase family protein: MTIRLSDVIKSPDVEDPVNLHVHRPLQLLLARPLVKTSITPNQVTFLSLCAGLGAAVCIVEGSLYVRLLGAALLFASAILDGVDGMIARLKKTSSETGHAIDGASDYAVNVATTLAAVYHLGQTSGRPLLAAALGLGAHVAWAHHLMLYDFHCALYLRFFSGGKHQGGDRERAQKTLEKVREGGSLFQRVLMTVFVWQLGNRQNLLAKVSPLGVRLSERPADDAFGKTYVAAHRAPMRLWALCGNAPHMDLMVLAIALDRFEVYFVLRIVVFTLIAIVATVWERRVLEGHREPGGVLS; the protein is encoded by the coding sequence ATGACCATCCGCCTCAGCGACGTGATCAAATCCCCCGACGTGGAGGACCCCGTGAACCTCCACGTGCATCGGCCGCTCCAGCTCCTGCTCGCGCGGCCGCTCGTGAAGACCTCCATCACGCCGAACCAGGTCACGTTCCTGTCCCTCTGCGCGGGGCTCGGCGCTGCGGTTTGTATCGTGGAGGGCAGCCTCTACGTCCGGCTCCTCGGCGCGGCCCTGCTCTTCGCGTCGGCCATCCTCGACGGCGTCGACGGCATGATCGCGCGGCTGAAAAAGACCTCGTCCGAGACGGGCCACGCCATCGACGGCGCCTCCGACTACGCGGTCAACGTCGCGACGACCCTCGCGGCCGTTTACCACCTCGGACAGACCTCGGGCCGCCCGCTGCTCGCCGCCGCGCTTGGCCTCGGCGCGCACGTCGCGTGGGCGCATCACCTCATGCTCTACGATTTCCACTGCGCGCTTTACTTGCGCTTCTTCTCGGGTGGCAAGCACCAGGGCGGCGATCGCGAGCGCGCGCAGAAGACGCTGGAGAAGGTGCGCGAGGGCGGTTCGCTCTTCCAGCGCGTGCTCATGACGGTCTTCGTCTGGCAGCTCGGCAACCGTCAAAACCTGCTCGCCAAGGTGAGCCCCCTCGGCGTACGCCTCTCCGAGCGGCCGGCCGACGACGCGTTCGGCAAGACGTACGTCGCGGCGCACCGCGCGCCTATGCGGTTATGGGCGCTCTGCGGCAACGCCCCGCACATGGATCTGATGGTCCTCGCCATCGCGCTCGACCGTTTCGAGGTTTATTTCGTGCTTCGTATCGTGGTCTTCACGCTGATTGCGATCGTCGCGACCGTATGGGAGCGCCGCGTGCTCGAGGGCCACCGCGAGCCCGGCGGGGTCCTCTCGTGA
- a CDS encoding glutamate--cysteine ligase, whose protein sequence is MAEASLSNQAEIIRGIDDLLIPFHAAMKPRDRYRIGAEAEKFGVDTTTGDPLPYEGARSVLTVLEALVERHGWKMDRESATGPIIALERAGASVTLEPGGQLELSGAAFDNVHQICLEMSGHLAELRDISGELNLSWLGIGFHPLARQDELPWVPKSRYGIMRRYLPTVGTGGLDMMRRTATVQANFDYSSEEGAMRALRVSLRLSPVVTAMFANSPFVEGALWGGKSRRALTWLDVDPARQGLLENVLERGKRFVDYVEWALDAPMFLIKRGDVVLENTGQSFRSFLKHGFRGHHATSTDWQTHLNTLFPEVRLKRTIEVRGADSQSAALTCALPALWTGILYDDRALDEAEALTESFTFAELEALRPAITQQALEATFRGERLAALAERVLVIAEGGLARRARMRNGKDERVHLARLGSLVEKGQCPADALVEGLGEGSDLRREILVRSRI, encoded by the coding sequence ATGGCCGAAGCGAGCCTCTCGAATCAGGCGGAGATCATCCGCGGCATCGACGATCTCCTCATCCCCTTCCACGCGGCCATGAAGCCGCGGGATCGATACCGCATCGGCGCGGAGGCCGAGAAGTTCGGCGTCGACACGACGACGGGCGACCCGCTCCCTTACGAGGGCGCGCGCAGCGTCCTCACGGTGCTCGAGGCGCTCGTCGAGCGTCATGGCTGGAAGATGGACCGCGAGTCCGCGACCGGGCCGATCATCGCCCTCGAGCGCGCGGGCGCGTCCGTGACCCTGGAGCCTGGGGGCCAGCTCGAGCTCTCCGGCGCGGCGTTCGACAACGTCCACCAGATCTGCCTCGAGATGAGCGGACATCTCGCGGAGCTGCGCGACATCTCCGGCGAGCTCAACCTGAGCTGGCTCGGCATCGGCTTCCATCCGCTCGCGCGGCAGGACGAGCTGCCGTGGGTGCCGAAGTCTCGGTACGGCATCATGCGCCGCTACCTGCCGACCGTGGGGACCGGCGGCCTCGACATGATGCGCCGCACGGCCACGGTGCAGGCGAACTTCGACTACTCGAGCGAGGAGGGCGCCATGCGCGCGCTCCGCGTCTCGCTGCGGCTCTCGCCCGTGGTGACGGCGATGTTCGCGAACTCCCCCTTCGTCGAGGGCGCGCTCTGGGGCGGCAAGAGCCGTCGCGCGCTCACGTGGCTCGACGTGGATCCTGCGCGGCAGGGGCTGCTCGAGAACGTGCTCGAGCGGGGCAAGCGGTTCGTCGACTACGTCGAGTGGGCGCTCGACGCGCCGATGTTCCTCATCAAGCGCGGCGACGTCGTCCTGGAGAACACGGGCCAGTCCTTCCGTAGCTTCTTGAAGCATGGTTTTCGGGGTCATCACGCGACCTCGACCGACTGGCAGACGCACCTCAACACGCTCTTCCCCGAGGTGCGGCTCAAGCGCACGATCGAGGTCCGTGGCGCGGACTCGCAGTCGGCGGCGCTCACCTGCGCGCTGCCTGCGCTCTGGACGGGCATCCTCTACGACGACCGCGCGCTCGACGAGGCCGAGGCGCTCACGGAGAGTTTTACCTTCGCCGAGCTCGAGGCCCTTCGCCCTGCGATCACCCAGCAGGCGCTCGAGGCGACGTTCCGGGGCGAGCGGCTGGCCGCGCTCGCGGAGCGTGTCCTCGTCATCGCCGAGGGCGGGCTCGCGCGGCGCGCTCGGATGCGCAATGGCAAGGACGAGCGCGTGCACCTCGCGCGGCTCGGCAGCCTCGTCGAGAAGGGGCAGTGCCCCGCGGACGCCCTCGTCGAGGGCCTCGGTGAGGGCTCGGATCTGCGCCGCGAAATCCTCGTGCGGTCTCGTATCTAG